The genomic DNA TTCAACCTTTCTCCAAGACAAACAATAACTTCTCTTCCTACTGCTTATGATTCCCATCCTCATTCCTCCAAAATACAGAGATAAAGCTGGTCTCTTGACTGATGCCAAATAAGCAGAATGCTGTTAAATCTCCCATATTCCCAGGCTTATTGAACAGCCTTGTAATCATGGTCactctagggcagcagttctcaacctgtgggttgcgacccctttgacggtcaaacgaccctttcacaggggtcgactaagaccatcctgtatatcagatatttacattacgattcataacagtagcaacattacagttatgaagtagcaatgaaaataattttatggttgggtcacaacatgaggaactgtatttaaagggccagaaggttgaaaaccactgctctagggcctaaTAAGGGCAGTGAGAGATTCTATAAAAGAACCTCACTGACATACTGACGGAAAACAAGGGGGGTTTCTGGGGTGTGAGGCAGGGTATTGAGGACTGGGTAACTTAACATCATCTCTACTCCAAAGAAGTAAGttgaaaatgatatttttttgGGAGATTGATATTCCACAAACGAGGATATCTGCTAAAAAAGACATGAAGGTGAGAAAAGAGCTCTACTATTAGTAACTATTTGAATGTAAGCACTTGTTCCCCACTCTAAGAATATCCCAGGCTATCAACTAAGGGGCATGCATTTCCCACCAAATTAATTTAGTCCTCTTGTAAGTTGCAGGACTGGTACTTTATTGTGCCCTGAATGGTTAATGGAAACCATGGTTGCCCATTCCTTTGGTGTCATGCAACTGTTGAAGTAATCTGCACACTGTGATATTGTACCAATCTAGTTCCATACATTCGGTCAAACAGGCCACCTGTGCAATTTACACACattatttatattcataatatAGTTTCACTAGTACAGGAATAGAATCATCTAAAAATAGAAATCTAATATTAACTTCTAATagcaatttgttttttttaattaaatctttattgttcagattattacatttgttcctctttttttcccccccataactcccctcctcccagttcccgccccaccctccgccctcactccccacccactgtcctcatccataggtgcacgatttttgtccagtctcttcccacatctcccacaccccttttccccccaaaatagtcagtccattccctttctatgtccctgattctattataatcaccagttcattctgttcatcagtttatttattcacttgattcttagattcacttgttcatagatgcatatttgttgttcataatttgtatctttacctttttcttcctcttcctcttcttaaaggatacctttcagcatttcatataatcctggtttggtggtgatgaactcctttagcttttccttatctgtgaagctctttatctgaccttcaattctgaatgatagctttgctggataaagtaattttggttgtaggttcttggtattcatcactttgaatatttcttgccactcccttctggcctgcaaagtttctgttgagaaatcagctgacagtcgtatgggtattcccttgtaggtaactgagtttctttctcttgctgtttttaagattctctctttatcttttgctcttggcattttaattatgatgtgtcttggtgtggtcctctttggattccttttgtttggggttctccgcgcttcttggacctgtaagtccatttctttcaccaggtgggggaagttttctgtcattatttcttcaaataggttttcaatatcttgctctctctcatcttctggcacccctataattctgatgttggtacgcttgaagctgtcccagaggctccttacactatcctcgcatttttggattcttttttcattttgcttttccggttgggtgttatttgcttcctcgcatttcaaatcattgacttgattcttgcgctcctctggtctgctgtcgggagtctgtgtaatattctttatttcagtccgtgtatgcttaatttctagttggttccccaacataacatcgagggtctcattagttttcttgtagatctcattaagtttatcggcggcttctaaacagttcttgaggagaccttaaaagtgtggttctgaactctatatcttcctttgacaattttgtcctgtttctttgtctccgcattttgttatgcttccttggtgcaccccctagtggtctttgttcgcagtcttatagttaaatcttgattgttgtagctaattccagggaaggtttgacctccaggccaagtggctatgagaatcagctgtgtcagcagtgagagaacttctgtcctctagggaggtgctaatctagcctttgcctgaggctatcgggcaaatgcctctgtgcagggcttgggcggggcgggtcgcacaggatcaacagggtgggccggagagagcagttatggcggctctcagtcctgtccccaggggctctgcctctctgagtcccagcacccgctgcaaagctcggagagaaagctgcactcgctatgaccgaagccagacagtcccgcttcttccgtttgagtctgggtccctaaagattcgcccggatctggagctcagagtctgcgactccctcccgattgaaaacgccaaccgcgccctccgccgctagcccgctccgcgcactccgcacctcagaatttgacttcagcaccgcgcctcctctgagtgtccgtatgcgtttctctttcctcctagttgtaggacttccactcagccagcgttcctgtggttctgggtgatgtcccttccgttttttggtttcacttttgaagtagttgttcaaagcagcaaactccggcgttaacctatgccaccatcttggttctctctttaATAGCAATTTGATTGCATACTTGAATTAAATCATTTCCCTCAAGCATGTGGTGTATCACAACTCCCACTcactttttattaataaaagcaaccatattttcttttccttttttaatttattttttaaatatattttattgattttttacagagaggaagacggatagagagaaacatcgataagctgcctcctgcacaccccctactggggatgtgcccgcaaccaaggtacatgcccttgactggaatcaaacctgggacccttcagtccgcaggccaacactctatccactgagccaaaccagctagggccatatttTCATATATGACATACATTTGTacatatttctgatttttattccattttccttccctttcccactCTGGGTTGctggtcttttttttaaaagatatttttattgatttcaggaaggaagggaggggaagagatagaaacatcgatgatgagagagaatcatggatcagctgcctcctgcatgccccacactggggatcaagcccacaacccgggcatgtgccctgaccgggaattgaaccgtgacctcctggttcataggcgacgctcaaccactgagccacgccagtcaggctGGGTTGCTGGTCTTGAAATAGCTTTTCTTTCACCTGGTCCTGGAATAATCACTCACAAGCACTCCCCGAACTGTCCCATACTAGGTCCACACTTGCCATTCTGGGACAGATGGTTGAATTTCCCTATATTCAGAAACACCCCTCATTTGTTCAGGGAGAGGAACTGACAAGTTTTCTGAATAGACCTCTTCTCCACCCTAGCAGAGGGACTTCAACTCAGCATTTCAAAGTGAGTGAGTCCAACATTGCCTGATATACcaattcatttcttttcattaagGAAAAGAAtctcacccagctggtgtggctcagaggttgatcatcgacctatgaaccaggagatcacagtttgattccggtcagggcacatgcctgggttgtgggctcgacccccagttgggggcaggcaggaggcagccgattgatgattctctctcatcactgaggtttctatagttctctccctctatctgaaatcaataaaaacatatttaaaaataaaaaagtttttatgaCTCTTTTCTAAGAATTAAAGTTACTCTTCAGCTTAAAGTTGATTTtcttctctgccttccctttattctactctccctaaaattaggaaataaaatataggCACAAGAGGGATAGGAAACGGGGGGAGGATACTCACCATTACTGCCAACTGCCTATAGGCCTTCTTCATTTCAGCGTCTGATGCTGTGGCTTCAACCCCCAAGACGTGGAACGGGTTTAGCTCATCTTCAGGAACCCCAGCCATGGTCAAGAGTCGAGTCACTTCCTCTTCAGGCTGGTAATAGCGACCACTAGCTACAGGTGCATTCTCTTGTCTGTTAGTCCTCTGTTTGACCCAAGGCAACTCCAGCCAACCCCACTGAACCATTCTCACCATCTGCTGCCAGGGCCTGCTCTCTCTCAGCACAATCAGACAACGCTGCAAGGTGGGAGAATCCAGCCAAGAGAAGAGCCAGGTGGCTTTAGCCCTCCAGCCTAACCGGTCACCCAGTCTCACGAGAAACTGCCAGGCCACCTGCAGACAGCCCAACAAGAGGGCCAGAGCCAGAAGCAGCAAAGCACCCAGTAGCCGAAGAAAACGGGTGAATAGCCCTGCCCCATAGCAAAACCCCTGGTTCAGAAACTGGAACATTACCTGGGCCCAGCCACCCAGTCGCCCTGCCCAGACTCCTGCCCAGACTCGAAAAAGGTCCAAATCACTGCCTTTCAGCTGCCTGCATGCATAGATGAGATGGCCACAACTTTCCACATACTCTCCCACCAACACCAGCAGTTCGATCAGCCACCAGAAGCCTGCTTGTCCAAGCTGACACAGTTCTTCTGCTCCCCATAATCCCAAGCCTCTGCGCTTATCTGCTTGACTTCGTTTCCGGCCCAGCCGATGTCGACCAGGGGACCTGGGATCCCTGCGTCCACCCTCCCAAGTATCGTCCTTGGCTGCAACACGGTGCCGCTGCCTCCGGGGTGGAGGTTTCTTTCCACTGGGCACACGAGAAAAATCACTGGGGAACTTGGGTTCCTCATCATCATATTCCTCTTCCAACTCTTCATGTTCTCCTAAAGCTGGAGACATACAATGGTGGCAAAAGTTGCTAGAAGAGTTCTCTCCTCCCCCAGAGTAAGGCTCTTCAGGGAATCCAGGGGTTCCCTGGCAGTTGCAAGCAGAtggaatggaaagaaaagaatggttttcatcctcctgctgcccagcctcATTCTCTCTTGAGAGTTCCTGATCCACTCCTGACTCTTCTTCTGAAGACGCCTCACTCTGATCAGGGTCCTCTCCATTTCTAGGGggtcctggaccccttggggggccATGGCTTGGATCCGACCAGTGGGCTGGGTTTGGGGGCTGTGTGTACTTAGGACTAGAGTGCTTTGTGAGGCAGCGGGTACCATTTGGAGCAGGCCTCGCTGAGTCCCTGagtcctgagaatgaaagtattTCAGGGTCCAGAGAGGGTCCTAAAGTCCCGAGCGAGGCACCACCACCGTGGTGGGCTCCACACGACTGTCTTTCTCCGGGGTGCTTCTGGGCCATGACCCCCTGGCTTCCTGAAGATTTTAGGTCACAGCCATCATGGTAAGTTCTAATGCCTGTAACAAAGTATCAAGTTGGGTCAAGGACAGGTCCAAGGAAGGGGTTAAATTGAGAATATACATAGTATATAGAATGCATCCACCTCCCTTGCCTTCCCAAGTTCTTTGGGGGCATTTATTACCTCTAGCAATAAGCCAATACTACTTTAACCACAACaccactccctgccccctcctccagctccacctaagtttttcttctctcccccgAAAGATACAGCTCTGAATCCGGAAAAGAGGGAGGTACTGCAAAGGGTGTGGTCCTGGGATCACTCTAGGGAAAAACGGAAAAACGATCGGAAGGGAGGGCTGTAGGCTGCCTGAAAAGGGTGGGGACCCTGCGGCCCTTCAAGAAAACCTGGAGGCGGAGCTTGGGGTTGCCCCTAAGACAGACAACCAGGGAACCCTGAGCCTGGGCAGACGAGGAGAAGGTAACGTACCGAAGAGCGGCGGTAACTCCTCCCCCTCGAGCTGCTGGGCCCAGAGCCAGGGGAGCTAAGAGAGCGGCTCCCCCGGCTCCGCCTCCCGCTCAAGCTCTGCTTCCGCCTTCCGTCCCCGCCGCAAACGCCGACCTACGCCTATTTTCACTTCCGGGGTCACCACGGAAGCgacaagaaggaaaagaaaaagcggTTGGCTGAAGCGCGAGCCAGTCTAGCGAGCCGTGTGTCAAATCAGGAGGCGGTCCTGGGGGAGCGCGGGTGCCGCCCCTTAAAGGGCCCTCTGCTGCGGCCCTCCGCGTGCTGAAGTAGAATCCCTGCAAGTTGCACCCCTGGAAGCGAAGCAAGTGGGTGCTGCAGCAGCGCCTGCGGTCTGGGGACAGATTCTTAGGGTCCCTCTGGCTGGATTTGTGGGCTTTTCCGAGACTGGGAGATAGAGGACAGCCTCTGAGCCATAGTTTGTTTCCCTTGCAGACAAAACTAGGGAGCATAGAGGGGCCACCGCCCTGACCCCTTCCTTGCTAGCTGAGGACAGAGGCTCCTTTGTATCATGTTCTCTCCAAGAGAAGACACCCCGGGCCAGCCCCCCGCCCTGGTCCCCCTGGCACTGCCCCTTCTTTCCCAGCAACCCTCGGCCTCCCCGGCTTCTGACCCAGCTGGCGAACCGCCCCGTATAACTGCAGCTATCACGGCCCGGACCCGCCCCTCTGGACGCAGCTCCAGGCCCCCTCACGGAGCGGGGTCCGAGACCACGCGCGTAGCAGGACCTGAGCCGAGAGCCAAAACCCATGCACTCCGCCGCGGGCTGCTTTGCATCTCATTTGCATACCGAGCCGTTCGGCGGACGCGGACAGCGACCCCTCCCCCACGCTGACCCGGCTCGGGTCCCCTCTCTGTCGGTCCCTTCCTTTGCACACGCCTCTCTCGTTAGCCCTCCTGTCAGACTTCGCCTTACTCCGCCAGCTCGGCCACCCATGCACCCCTCGCCGGCGGCCCCAGAGCAGCGAGAGCCTCGGCCCCAAATCCCCAGTCCCGACCACCCGGCCCTCCAGAAGACAATACTCCAATTCTCTGGGAAG from Myotis daubentonii chromosome 2, mMyoDau2.1, whole genome shotgun sequence includes the following:
- the DNAJC14 gene encoding dnaJ homolog subfamily C member 14 isoform X2, whose amino-acid sequence is MAQKHPGERQSCGAHHGGGASLGTLGPSLDPEILSFSGLRDSARPAPNGTRCLTKHSSPKYTQPPNPAHWSDPSHGPPRGPGPPRNGEDPDQSEASSEEESGVDQELSRENEAGQQEDENHSFLSIPSACNCQGTPGFPEEPYSGGGENSSSNFCHHCMSPALGEHEELEEEYDDEEPKFPSDFSRVPSGKKPPPRRQRHRVAAKDDTWEGGRRDPRSPGRHRLGRKRSQADKRRGLGLWGAEELCQLGQAGFWWLIELLVLVGEYVESCGHLIYACRQLKGSDLDLFRVWAGVWAGRLGGWAQVMFQFLNQGFCYGAGLFTRFLRLLGALLLLALALLLGCLQVAWQFLVRLGDRLGWRAKATWLFSWLDSPTLQRCLIVLRESRPWQQMVRMVQWGWLELPWVKQRTNRQENAPVASGRYYQPEEEVTRLLTMAGVPEDELNPFHVLGVEATASDAEMKKAYRQLAVMPFVFSMFL
- the DNAJC14 gene encoding dnaJ homolog subfamily C member 14 isoform X1, producing the protein MAQKHPGERQSCGAHHGGGASLGTLGPSLDPEILSFSGLRDSARPAPNGTRCLTKHSSPKYTQPPNPAHWSDPSHGPPRGPGPPRNGEDPDQSEASSEEESGVDQELSRENEAGQQEDENHSFLSIPSACNCQGTPGFPEEPYSGGGENSSSNFCHHCMSPALGEHEELEEEYDDEEPKFPSDFSRVPSGKKPPPRRQRHRVAAKDDTWEGGRRDPRSPGRHRLGRKRSQADKRRGLGLWGAEELCQLGQAGFWWLIELLVLVGEYVESCGHLIYACRQLKGSDLDLFRVWAGVWAGRLGGWAQVMFQFLNQGFCYGAGLFTRFLRLLGALLLLALALLLGCLQVAWQFLVRLGDRLGWRAKATWLFSWLDSPTLQRCLIVLRESRPWQQMVRMVQWGWLELPWVKQRTNRQENAPVASGRYYQPEEEVTRLLTMAGVPEDELNPFHVLGVEATASDAEMKKAYRQLAVMRGREKESKKHQCDS